From the genome of Miscanthus floridulus cultivar M001 chromosome 10, ASM1932011v1, whole genome shotgun sequence, one region includes:
- the LOC136488570 gene encoding uncharacterized protein, with amino-acid sequence MAGKDEDGFPNPKECLMIFGGSNAIHSKHQHKHLTKVLMDEGSSLNILYVDTLGAICIPRSKIHPVSSPFHGMILGMQAYPLGQINLPVTFGDRANFRSKVLTFEVVDFLGSYHTILGRPCYAKFMAIPNYTYLKLKMLRLNGVITMGSTFLHANTCDREHYKLATAIINSTELPELRNSVTLAVPDYNEPTSSSAFHPTEETKALEINPTNPTKMIWVGTKLPAK; translated from the exons ATGGCGGGCAAGGATGAAGACGGCTTCCCTAACCCCAAGGaatgccttatgatctttgggggatccaacgccatccactccaagcaccagcacaag cacctcaccaaggtgctgatggacgaaggcagcagcctcaacattctctatgtcgacacccttggCGCCATATGCATCCCTCGGTCGAAGAtccacccagtgagctctcccttccatggcatgatcctagggatgcaggcatacccactcgggcagatcaacctacccgtcacatttggcgaccgagccaacttccggtCAAAGGTCCtgacctttgaggtggtggactttctagggtcctaccacaccatcttggggaggccatgctatgccaagttcatggcgatccccaactacacctacctcaagctaaagatgctgagACTGAACGGAGTCATcaccatgggtagcacctttttgcatgCCAACACGTGCGATCGTGAGCATTACAAGCTCGCCACCGCCATCATCAACTCCACTGAGCTTCCAGAGCTCAGGAATTCGGTGACTCTAGCAGTCCCCGACTACAATGAGCCAACCTCCTCAAGTGCCTTCCATCCgaccgaggaaaccaaggcgctGGAGATCAACCCCACCAACCCGACCAAGATGATTTGGGTTGGGAccaagctcccggccaaatag